aggggtgtgaacTTTAATAATCATTTCACgcataatgaggcaaaggtcaacacTGGGCATAGTGTCTTTTGTGGAGAAACAGCTCATCCTTCACGGGAGAGAAAACAGGgcttctgtgtttctttaaaactggtcGTCCAGGcgccagttttctttctcatgagtCGCACAAGAGATAAGCAGGTTTTGGCCTTATCAGTTCCATGacagaaggcctggtactgcgAGTGTTTGAGACATgaaaagtctcttcaggctgcCTTGTTTAGGAGAAATGACTAGTCGTCCCTCATATGAATCCATGTTCACCACTCCCCATAACCTTCCGTTCCTCTacgtgcttagagatgacatccagaatgagctgttccctcACATCCCTAGGCATGGAGCagggactgactggcctgtacttTCCCGGGCCttgtttcttgccctttttgaagactggcatgacattggctttcctccagtcctcaggcgcctctcctgctctccaggacctttcaaaggtgatggagagcggcttcgcaataacatctgccagttcccttcagcactcttgggtgcatcccattaggGTCCATGGATTTGTGCGTGTCGAGTTTGCCAAAATGATCTCTAACGCGATCGTCCTCTACcgagggaaagtcttcctttgtccaggctctctctcttacctccagggtctgcgATTCCTTAgggccagccttagcagtaaagactgaaacaaaggcaGCCTTTAGTAACTCTGCCGTCTTccccagtgtcatggtttgggctggactggccactaaaccAAATGACAGATGTTCCCTTTtacctctctccctttcagaggagggagagcatctcccttcagaggagaggagagaaaatgagagagagagacttatgagttgaagaGAAACCAAACCGACATAATACtataataataagaaaagctaataataatattgtgacggtgtgctcccctccccaggcacaaacctgacctttatctcctgtaaccctgcccaagtggtggtcacaatgggtgcatgTAGTCATGATGGCTGCACCGGGTTGAACGTGGTTTTGGTGAGACAGacaacaacacaatagccaagggctaacttgagcaatactggcacggtggtcaatatgcaaatatgagtATGGGTCATTCATCTTGGCCCCATAAGTAGGGAACAGCCCCCTTtgagtgggctgcacgccaggatctccccttgagcagggacgcccGCTCAAGAcgtgccacaacagatcctcggtaagtgactgatagcatgtaacctttgaaatcttagctaagtgatataaaggactgattgcgcattcataatcctttaggcataaaccatTGAGGAGTCTGGgactaagactggatccagccgcccctaggctcctctctgagaaggagtttagaaagcaagggggtcctttctgaacctcgtgactcaacgggagggtcttcctgacagctctgtcctctgtgcagtaaataaccaagtgttaTCTTAAAACGCTgtcacatttaccatcaaactgtTAAATCCCTGGTTTATGTCAATAAatgcattgctgcttctctctatgagtgaagtgcattgctccatCCGTGacaaatattaataagaaaataatggaatatatacaatatatacaaaaccatgtcaagctcccaggatgacgatcgtgtcaccggcaggcactgggaaagccccagactggagtcagtgacggaagGGGACCGAACTCAGGggctggattcaggaatgcacagatcgggaacAAAGGCAGACCAACAGCCAGAGGAGTCCTCCTGGGACACTGgacattgaagaaagagcctgaccttttgatccctcagcttttacactgagcgtggggcaggtgggatggaataccccgttggtcagtttgggatcctgtcccctcctccccgtaggtgccgcccctctacgcttctccgcttacccccctccaacggggcaataacagagtgagctgagcttggctgtgacagcaataaggatgagcaggtgTGGATGCCGAAGAACCTGCGGACACGGCACCCGGAACGAGCCCTGGAGTTCTCGTGGCTCTCACTGGCGGCGAACCGCgggataagtaaacaagccctcgctgcacagcacctgggccatggtaaggggaagaaaaggagagagtgctgaCGGCCGGCCGCGTTGCTGAAGATGAATAGTTTGTCTTTGTTTACACCATGTGTGGTATGTGTGGTATGTGCTGGGTAATCACACGATAAGGATGTAGCAGTGGGAAATTGCTAGCTCTgaagcagaaggtatttaaggaggctgttgcctaaaataaagcGATTTCGTTTGTACACCGAAACGGAGTCCGTGCCTAATGGCCACAAGCAGGAGCCCCTCTGCACatcattccttggtattaattataaacaaGCCCTTACCACTCTGGAAGCGGGCTATGGTCATAACATTATGCCATGAACTTCAGAGAgtcagaagaggcttaactgGAAAGTAAAGTTCCTAAAAAGAAGgccagttctgttttacctcaaaccaggacactgtctaCGTGAACTGACCTCCAGACGCTGTCTCACAGGCCTTCAAGGCACCTCTAggaacagctgatggcatttgtgctcactcaggttCATCCCACCACCCCCGCACGATGGGCATGCTTACGCCTCGTCTGTACGATGCAAACACGGAGTTCTGAGCCAGTCACTCCACGTCCCTACGCGGAAGGAGAAGCAACGTCTCCGAGCAAGGGTGAGCGGCCAGTGCTGGAAATGGTGGTGGTTCTTGGCTggtctgtgacgattgccctggggaAGCATCCCCAGGGTGTCCAGtgaacaaaggcacagaccagaccctgctctgctggaccttcctgtccctcccaggagcctggctgtgcaaggacactgctgtgtgctcccGCCCTGCACACTCACTCGCTTTCACTCttcactgatgttttttctcCTATGCAAATTACTGGCTGTGCGCTTGAGAGCCATTTTGGAAAGAGACctgagccttcaggcactgccctgaggagaTCCCCTGGTATGATGGAAATGCTCttttggaggccagctctgtcacagaagtgctcattccctgtccctgcctgcagctacaGGACCACCACACCGCAAAACTGCCGCCAAGCTTcaagagcactcaggccttataCCAAGAGACGAGCTAAGAAGGGGAGCGCTGAAGTGGAAagtgagcagctctgggaagaccaaGCGCTGGTGCTCCTTGTCAGTGCTCCGGTGCCAGGActcttttcccctccacctctgcacacaggatctgcccctgcagctcAAGAGAAGGTCTCAAAGGAAGGATCAAACAATACATTGAAggtcctttattttcttaaaacacagagaGAGCATCTCTCCTCCTAGACACAGCGTGTGGGTCACACCACACAGAAGGTGAATAGATACATAATTGGAAATGGCAGAACATAATGACATTTTTTTGTGGacaatattataataaaaaataaaaaaaaaaaacaaccaaaaaaccccccagaaactcacaaccaaaaccaacctgcaatgagttccattaggagtgatttgcagaagaaaacaagcagctcAATGCTTCTGAAACCATCCAGATATCAGTTTCCACactgcatccttgagctccttattcctcatgctgtagatgagggggttcactactggaggcaccaccgagtacagaactGCCATCACCAGATCCAGagatggtgaggagatggaggggggcttgaggtaggcaaacactgcagtgctgagaaacagggagaccacggccaggtgagggaggcacgtggaaaaggctttgtgccgtccctgctcagaggggatcctcagcacggccctgaagatctgcacataggacagcacgatgaacacaaaacaaccaaagcctaaacagacactgaccacaagaagcccaacttccctgaggtaggagtgtgagcaggagagcttgaggatctgggggatttcacagaagaactggtccagggcattgccctggcagaggggcagggaaaatgtattggccgtgtgcaggagagcatggagaaacccactgccccaggcagctgctgccatgtggacacaagctctgctgcccaggagggtcccgtagtgcaggggtttgcagatggcaacgtagcggtcgtaggccataatggtgagaagacaatactctgctaccatcagaaaaggcaagagaaaaacctgtgcagcacatccagcaTAGGAggtggccctggtgtcccagagggaattggccatggctttggggacagtggtggagatggagcccaggtcgaggagggcgaggttgaacaggaagaagtacatgggggtgtggaggcggtggtcacaggcaatggcggtgatgatgaggccgttgcccaggagggcagccaggtagatgcccaggaagagcctgaagtgcaagagctgcaactcccatgtgtctgcaaatgccaggaggaggaactgggtgatggagctgctgttggacatttggtgcctctgggcatggctgaccattgaaagaggagaagacattgACAAGTTACAGCTGACTTCTTGAGTCAATCCTAAGCTagttcccccaacaccccctcagAATTACTTCTCTTTGAGGGAGCTCCACTCATCTTTTTTGTGAGCTCAGGTTTTTGCTGCTGAGTGAGGGCACTTGCTCTGAAGGGGCAGAAATCCTCATCTTTCCCATTGCTCTCAGCCTGACCACTGGTGAGCCCTGAGCGACAAATGGGCTCCCTGTGCCCtaatgcagagtcaggagagccgGTCTGCCCATgagtgacctgctggtcaccacaCAGGTGCCCTCTGCTTACACGTCTCTCTGTTAGAGGATGTTCTCACTAGAaaccttcttgaagaagaaacgGGATTTTCCTGAGCTCAGAAGAGTCCAGTTTCAAAGTCCATTTCTCcaaactcttccctctctccctgtgcagctgagcagagagtgaTGCAGAGGGGTggcctggctctctgctgcctggagttgtccctgctgggagctgtttctctgtctccaagtctcctccctgccagtgctcacagaccccatcccacccgctctgtgctcagctctgccctgcaggcacctcCTGGCAGAAGGGCACTGCTCAGAGGCACCTCCCTGTCAGCAGGTCCTAAGGAGTAGTTCAGATAAGCACTGATGCCGCAAGCAAAGGTGATGCCGGTGCTGTCTGTAGGTAGAGGAGTGGGGGAAGGCACTTACGAGGCttttggcagatctgctgatccctcagtgcaaCAGGTCAGGAGGCTCAGTCTTAACCTTTAgagcccctttctcctttcccttagaAGCAAGCTGAGATCACAAATCCTGGAAAGATCTTCAGCTCTAGGATAGGCACTGCCTTGACCATTGCtcttgaaatgctgcctctgccaatgTCCTGGTGTGATGtggagctgtgagctgccctggcccatgcagcaccttctcacaaaagaaggaccctgccctggcagaggtcactcctcttacccacagcttctccccgcagtgccatggggagctccccaggcaggctgagagctgaccctggcaggcggcagagtccctgccccggcaaacagatccctgcagcacagggaccctgctctgagggacaaccgtggccacccctggctgcacacccaccttcacacccctgcagccgcccctgtccctgtcctgccctgtccctctgatggtgcagcagggaagccctgctctgagcacgtcctcctcctctgtagaagagagagagcccacaggctgtgggttatgccagctttaggagatcccttcacgaactgcagctgcattgccctgcacccaggGACTTACTGTGTCAAGGACTGCAAAGATTTCTCCCCTCTTGAGCACTCAGCATCCTCCCACTCCTGACTGcctttaaacctttttctgcctccctcctctgccctcgctgcctgcaggcagtgccctcagccctgctgcgcttggcagaggagctgctcctgggcagagctgtctctctgcagcgctgcccgcttgccacgagctccctccatgccaggagcccagcccagctcagacgcagaggaccagccaaaggccttttaatgtcagattcaaaacccaaagttccctggagcgttaatgggtcccactgaggaccattactgacaaagcctccccagtggCTGGTTAGAGCAGTCAACTGGAGGCAGAGATGACAGATAGGCAAAGGGAATGTCCAGGTGGAACACATTCGGAGTAAACCTGGATGGGTTCCATTCAGCCAAAGGGCGAAGCCGTGACCCCCAGCCCTtggaaagggagatcctgtccctcaaaaGTAACTCacggctcttcctggggcagtgagaTGTGGGGATGCTCAACGGTAGGACTATGCAACAAcagctcccaggctcttgggtggggaaggggaggcaatgagACACTAATGCTGTCAGGATAAAGTGCTTCCTCACAGGCAtcggtggcagagacaacagccatagccgagggcagaaagagctcatcccTGTTGGTGcgtttcaggctttcttcatccctctatcagctccaccacaggctgtcctacagtgtcccacacctgcacctctttctctgcaggctgtagacctccaccctgccaccacaccttgctctcacctcagcatcttccttcctttactgatgTCTCTCcgtcctccctggctgttccttgaaacacaaagccatgggctgatcccgtctccctctgggtgacttgttacaccacagcactgcccttggagtgacatttcttcttcctcatgtGCAGTCTGGACCTCCCCAGCTGCACGTTGCAtcgttatttctttctcatgctgtacctTACGAGAAAGGAAAGGcccatcatctctgaaagcagccttcaagcacTCTCAGGTTACTGCAATACTGCCTGGAGCCCCCACAGTGCTGGGCCAAGGAACTGCacatccctcagccaccccacacaggtcacgtgcgTGAGGTCCtgaaccccaccttggcagacctccactcagcactctctagttcatcactacttctcagaaatggggagcaacacactgggacacagccatgtgtgtggggccacaccggtgctgagttgagggggatgagaactcaggttctctgggtggcccacgctcctcctaatgcagccccatatgcagctggccttgttcatagtgtccctactctacgggctcgtagggcatccctcgtagtgcccaggcccttctcctcagagtctctgctcagcccgtcaggtcccagcctgtgctgatgtatgggcttattctcccccttcccccccagcacccaccaaggcaggactgaccacttctccctgtaaaacttcaagggacttccactgtccgaatcccagagtttctcaaggtcccggtggactgaagcaccatttactcagcttttaatgtttgcacgcagctggctcatcttgactggggtgtctctcacaagagaacagcatgaggagttgcagggcactacaaatactccttcctagagaaactctgggtctggtactggtcaagccataggtctggacccagaggggaagttgccctttctgggagagagcagcaggaacacgtggggctctgcctggggggaggtgatgagtcaactgagagctgaagggccagcacgagagggcaggacatgggcaccgctgtggtgggtggatgtctgctatggatcccctgaccaggaagaggaagcagatgaggccttcttcagacacctggaagaaacctcatgtttgcaggccctggtcctcatggccgacctaaactatcccagcatttgctgaaggggcaagagagtgaggtgcaaaccacccaggaggggtttggagctcattggggatgtcttccttacaagggtgactgtgatgccatgaggtgaagtgccctgtgggacttcctccttacaaacagggaagagctggtcagggctgtaacagtcagggacgggaaggtaaaggtgaggctcctgaaagaagcaagcccataggttttcccttttggtccttcccctcttttgtgttgctttttaaatcttcttttgtttttccccctcacagccagaatgatttaccaaaactggttttcagcgagaaagtggtcagtgactgaggacctttccctcctccctgtcttgcttacctttacttcccacgtctcctcatttgtcactctctccatgccactttctccactttctgaggtattttctcttccaatagaattccttttagcgtatcctaaatgatgtatttaaataagactagaggaagaactagaggaaaaagactagcttgagaaacaccaattgtggtctccatttactgtaaagagactcttgggtaaagagcgcatgtgcaataacttacctactgtttctagtgaagtcctactctaactcccttaataactttgttctttgtacatcaaaggatgtcttcttgctttcagatgattctcctctccattctgttttccttccagcctgtgcccgaatgtccccatgaacctcttttctcgtccttctacactctttcgctctgtctcatcttcttttaacctcctgaagcattgtttcctccactgaccatctgcccttgaacactgcagcttggatgcaaactattgaaccataccagtgtcacggagttccttcttttgggcttcccctccctccaccatcaggaggtgcctaatggcaataactctctgggcttcggacctggttatcttagtttgcccttttgagaggcctggttgacagagtcccctgggaggcagtcctgaagggcaaaagaagtccaggaaggcaggacgtttttcaagaaggaacttttaaaggcgcaggatcaggccatccccatgtgcctaaacacaagctggtggggaagaagactggcctggccgaacagagagctttgtctcaaactcaggggaaaaaaggagattatgacattttgaagaagggggaggcaactcaggagaactacaaggatgttgtgaggttatgcagggaaaaaattagaaaggccaatgcccaactaggtctttacctggctaatgtcataacagacactaaaacatgtttctatgattacattagaaacacaaagagagctaaggagaatccccatcctttattggatatggcggaaaacatagtgaaaatggatgaggaagaggctgaggtacttaataccttctttgcctccgtctttagtagtaagaccagcagttctctgggtactcagcccctgagcgggaagacagggatggggagcagcatgaagcccccataatccaaagggaatagtgagggacctgctacagcacttagacatacacaaatctatggggccagatgggttccacccacaggtactgagggagctgtcggagatgctcaccaagccgctttccatcatttatcagcagtcctggcaaagcggggaggtgccagttaagtggaggttagtaaaggtgacacccatcaacataaacggccagaaggaggatcctgggaactaccgccctgtcagtctgacctcggtgtggggaagatcatggaacagatcatcctgagtgccatcatgtggcacatgaggacaaccaggtgatcaggcccagtcagcatgggttcatgaaagtcaggtcctgcttgacaaacctgatctccttctatgagaaggtgacccacttagtggatgagggaaaggctgtggatgttctttacctggactttagaaacgcctttgacagcatttcccaaagcattctccctgagaaactggctgcccgtggcttggacgggagtactctatgccaggtgaaaacctggctggatggctgagccaaagagtggccaaagtggtggtgaacaaagtttaatgcaggtggcagctggtcacaagtggttttccccagggcctacaactggggccagttccttttaatgtctttatcaatgatctggatgaggggatcgagtgcaccctcaataaggttgcagacgacaccaagttggttggcagtgtcgacctgcttgagggtagaaaggctttgcagagggatctggacaggctggatcgatgggcagaggccagtggcctgaggttcaacacagccaagtgccgggtcctacacttgggtcacgaaaacccaatgcagcactacaggcttggaagtggcgaggtggctgctggtgtcttctcccaagtaacgagttacatgacaagaggaaatggccaggagttgtgccagggaagatttagattggatagtaggaaaaacatttcttcactgaaaggtttgtcaagcactggaatacttttattttcagccaaatcaaagggatttggttggtatcagacagccaagtttaaacgcatgggggatggagggccctggggacagcccagtccaaaaatccaaccccaacaaatctagcccaaaaagaaaaacccaacccaaacacccccaacccaaaaaaacccaaccaaaaccaccccaaaatccactccaagcaactaaaaatcccagggttcaaaaagcccaaccccaaaaatcgagtccccaaaacccaaaatctaatcaaaaaaccataaaccgaacccccaaaaacccaatcccaaaaaacccaaacaaaaaaacccaacacaaaattcaacccaaacaacccgaaaaatccaacccgaaaaatccaacccgaaaaatccaacctgaaaaaccaaaccccaaaaatccaaccccaaaaatccaacctgaaaaacccaaaatgcaacccaaaatatcactcaaaaaacataaaatccaccccaaaaaatccaagccaaaaaaggtaaagcccaaaaattccaaaatccaagccaaaatccaaccattaaaaaaaaccccactccaacttcaaacccaaccgacccaaaatcccagggctcaaggccagcttggatggcattggaggaacctgacctgcttgaacatgtcccttctgatggcagccccaccactgcgggcagcacatcagcggttgccatgccaccaccgccagacactcagcgctggccctgccgtcctcatgtcacaatggctgcctgacacgcccacgcaaaggcaaaaatcaaggccaaaaactaaatccaaaaaaaccaccccaaaatccaaccccaaaaactgaacccaaaaaaatccaaaagccaactccaaaaaacccaatcccaaaatatccgacccaaaattcaacccaaccaaactgaaacacccaaccccaacaaacccaacctcaaaaaacccaacccaaaattcaacccaatcaacacaaaaaatctaactttataaatccaatgcgaaaaacccaaaatctgatccaaaatccaaccaaaaaaaaaaaaaaacacctacaaaaaatccaatccaaacaatccaatcccagaaatacaaccccaaaaagcccaaaaacacaaccgaaaaactcagccaaaaaatccaaacccaaaaaatccaaccctaaaaaagcaactaaaaccaacccaaatccaacccaaacgacccaaaatcccagggctcaaggccagcttggatggcattggaggaacctgacctgcttgaacatgtcccttctgatggcagacccaccactgcgggcagcacatcagcggttgccatgccaccaccgccagacaatca
This window of the Rissa tridactyla isolate bRisTri1 unplaced genomic scaffold, bRisTri1.patW.cur.20221130 scaffold_29, whole genome shotgun sequence genome carries:
- the LOC128903296 gene encoding olfactory receptor 14C36-like, with translation MSNSSSITQFLLLAFADTWELQLLHFRLFLGIYLAALLGNGLIITAIACDHRLHTPMYFFLFNLALLDLGSISTTVPKAMANSLWDTRATSYAGCAAQVFLLPFLMVAEYCLLTIMAYDRYVAICKPLHYGTLLGSRACVHMAAAAWGSGFLHALLHTANTFSLPLCQGNALDQFFCEIPQILKLSCSHSYLREVGLLVVSVCLGFGCFVFIVLSYVQIFRAVLRIPSEQGRHKAFSTCLPHLAVVSLFLSTAVFAYLKPPSISSPSLDLVMAVLYSVVPPVVNPLIYSMRNKELKDAVWKLISGWFQKH